The genomic segment CATGTCGTCGCCTTCCACCAGCACGGTATAGATGGCGGTGATGGAACCACGCTCGTTCATGCCTGTGCGCTCCAGCAGACGGGGCAACATCGCAAACACCGATGGGGGAAAGCCTCGGCGTGTGGGTGGCTCACCGGCCATCAGGCCGATCTCGCGCTGCGCCCTTGCAAGTCGTGTCAGCGAATCCATGAGCATCAGCACGCGCATGCCTCGGTCGCGGAAGTATTCGGCGATCGCGGTGGCCACGAAACCCGCTTTCAAGCGTTCCATCGGGGCTTTTTCGGAGGTGCTGCACACCACGACCGCGCGCTTCATCCCCTCAGCTCCGAGTTCGCGCTCAACAAACTCACGCACCTCACGCCCACGCTCACCGATCAAAGCAATCACGGTGACATCCACCTCAGCATTTTTCGCCAACATGCCCATCAGCGTGCTCTTGCCACAGCCTGCGGCCGCGAATATGCCAAGGCGCTGCCCCTCTCCACAAGCAAGCATGCCGTCCAGCACCCGCACACCCATGTGCATCGGGCGGTCAATCATGCGCCGCTGCAAGGGGTGTGGAGCATCAGCATAGACGGGGTAGAAGGCCTCTGCTTGTGGCAGGCTTCCCCCGTCTAGAGGGCGACCGAAGCCATCGACAACCCGGCCCAGCAAACCCATTCCCACGCTCACCTTATGGGCTTGACCAGCCGGTATGACAATTGTGCTGGACGACACGCCGCGCATGTCGCCCACAGGCGCAAGCAATGCATCACCATCACTGAAACCGATGACTTCCGCTTCCAGGCGAAAGACCTCGCCCGGCGTGTGCAGCACGCACATCTCACCGATGCGGGCGCTGGAGGCCGTCGCACGAATGACCGTACCCAGCACTTCCTTCACGCGGCCGCGCACAGTGACGATTGAGGCCGTCTCCAGTGCGTCATTCAGCGACGCAGCGAATGCCAGAGGCTTTCGCAAAAGCGAATTCGCATGGACCCGTTCGGCATCGGAGCCCCTCAGCATGGCAATTCGACGTCATGGCGCCCCCGCAGTCGCAACCGATCCGCAGAGACTCTTTCGAGTTTGTAGCCCATTTGACTCGCACCTTCGAAGAACTTGATGCCGTTTTCGGTGGTGATGCTGGACAGGTTTCCACACGCCACTTGCCGGACCACGAAGGGCAATCGGGTCAAACCTTCCGCCGATGTGGCGCTGCGGTCTGGCCGTTCTGGGACATCGGTCTCATGAGCCAAGGCGTGGTGGGTGTTTCT from the Rhodoferax potami genome contains:
- the sctN gene encoding type III secretion system ATPase SctN; translation: MLRGSDAERVHANSLLRKPLAFAASLNDALETASIVTVRGRVKEVLGTVIRATASSARIGEMCVLHTPGEVFRLEAEVIGFSDGDALLAPVGDMRGVSSSTIVIPAGQAHKVSVGMGLLGRVVDGFGRPLDGGSLPQAEAFYPVYADAPHPLQRRMIDRPMHMGVRVLDGMLACGEGQRLGIFAAAGCGKSTLMGMLAKNAEVDVTVIALIGERGREVREFVERELGAEGMKRAVVVCSTSEKAPMERLKAGFVATAIAEYFRDRGMRVLMLMDSLTRLARAQREIGLMAGEPPTRRGFPPSVFAMLPRLLERTGMNERGSITAIYTVLVEGDDMNEPVADESRSILDGHIVLSRKLAAAGQYPAVDVLASVSRVMNSVISAHHRRGAEAVRALMAKHDEVELLVRLGEYKRGSDALADHAIDRMADIRAFLCQRPSEYTSAAEMLRQLGAAAA